A single window of Desulfocurvibacter africanus subsp. africanus DSM 2603 DNA harbors:
- a CDS encoding protein-disulfide reductase DsbD family protein: MMRTVFTLLLTILLWPVSSVQAQLQMPEPPLNISVDFARLPDSKDNAETTAGAVLAAVTIIPEKGWYTYSNQPGSLGQPTVLTASLAGSPEPLEVRYPQGVRKPDPFSPEEMVNLYLGEVTFFVPLPPDVALPADLRLHLSLLLCSEKSCMPVSLERTASLRQAEALPAAEKQPWWPEYGASAPGPQPDQVEPRQAAEPETTTGPETAKDAPEEKWSLNPRYYQSELEVGSIWKAIMLALLAGFLLNFMPCVLPVVSLKISSLVSGCVRGAQCSERARRQAFTEHNLFFAAGILAYFLVLSLVLSLLGLAWGELFQSPKLIMILSAAVFALALSLFDVYTLPIINLRSGMIDSGNPRASAFSTGVLATLLATPCSGPFLGGVLAWALVQPSMVVAIVFISIGVGMALPYLLMSAWPGLVRFFPKPGAWTVKLERIVGFFLLATCIYLINILPQDYLLSALVLLWITGVSFWIWGAWTDLNQSTRKRWTIRSAALSLVVAAAAWAVQPPEISVHWRDFSAEDFRGRLGQERLLVDFTADWCVSCKFLEQTTLTDKNLADWGKRYGLTYIRVDLTEQNPQGMSLLRELGSQSIPVVAVFPQGSDANRPLVLRDLFTSANMEEALDQLF; encoded by the coding sequence ATGATGCGCACGGTCTTCACTCTTCTCCTTACTATCCTGCTCTGGCCGGTCTCGTCAGTTCAGGCCCAACTTCAGATGCCCGAGCCTCCACTAAATATCTCCGTGGACTTCGCCAGACTGCCTGACAGCAAGGATAACGCCGAGACCACCGCCGGCGCTGTGCTGGCGGCGGTAACCATCATTCCGGAAAAGGGTTGGTATACCTATTCCAACCAGCCAGGCTCTCTGGGTCAGCCTACAGTGCTCACGGCCTCTCTCGCCGGGTCGCCAGAACCTCTGGAAGTGCGTTATCCACAGGGAGTGCGCAAGCCGGACCCTTTCTCACCCGAGGAGATGGTCAACTTGTACCTGGGCGAGGTGACTTTTTTCGTGCCCTTGCCCCCGGATGTTGCGCTTCCAGCGGACCTGCGTCTGCATCTATCGCTGCTGCTCTGCTCAGAAAAAAGCTGCATGCCCGTAAGTCTGGAGCGCACGGCCAGCTTGCGGCAAGCGGAAGCACTGCCCGCAGCCGAAAAGCAACCTTGGTGGCCGGAGTATGGAGCATCTGCGCCCGGTCCCCAGCCAGATCAAGTGGAACCGAGGCAGGCCGCCGAACCAGAAACGACTACCGGACCTGAGACGGCCAAGGATGCGCCTGAGGAAAAATGGAGCCTTAATCCGCGCTATTACCAAAGCGAGCTGGAGGTAGGCAGTATTTGGAAGGCCATTATGCTGGCCTTACTGGCGGGCTTTTTGCTCAACTTCATGCCTTGCGTGCTGCCCGTGGTAAGTCTCAAGATATCCAGCCTAGTCTCCGGTTGTGTTCGCGGCGCACAGTGCAGCGAGAGAGCCCGACGCCAAGCGTTCACCGAACATAACTTGTTTTTTGCCGCGGGCATTCTGGCCTATTTCTTGGTTCTAAGCTTGGTGCTCAGCCTTTTAGGGCTTGCCTGGGGAGAGTTGTTCCAAAGTCCCAAGCTCATCATGATCCTCTCGGCCGCGGTCTTCGCCCTGGCCTTGAGCCTGTTCGACGTCTACACCCTGCCTATCATCAACCTGCGTTCAGGCATGATCGACTCCGGCAACCCGCGCGCCTCAGCCTTTAGCACCGGAGTATTGGCTACCCTGCTTGCCACGCCCTGCAGCGGCCCATTCCTGGGAGGCGTGCTGGCCTGGGCGCTTGTGCAACCGTCGATGGTCGTGGCCATAGTCTTCATCAGCATCGGCGTCGGTATGGCCCTGCCCTATCTACTCATGTCGGCCTGGCCTGGACTCGTACGGTTCTTCCCCAAGCCCGGCGCATGGACAGTGAAGCTCGAACGCATCGTGGGCTTTTTTCTGCTGGCCACATGCATATACCTCATCAACATTCTGCCTCAAGACTACCTTCTCTCGGCATTGGTGTTGCTGTGGATCACGGGAGTGAGCTTTTGGATCTGGGGAGCCTGGACCGATTTGAATCAGAGCACCCGCAAGCGCTGGACCATTCGTAGCGCCGCCCTAAGCCTGGTGGTCGCGGCCGCGGCCTGGGCTGTGCAGCCTCCCGAAATATCCGTTCACTGGCGAGACTTTTCAGCCGAGGACTTTCGCGGCAGGCTTGGTCAGGAACGCCTGCTCGTGGACTTCACGGCCGACTGGTGCGTGAGCTGCAAGTTCCTGGAGCAGACCACGCTGACCGACAAGAACCTGGCGGACTGGGGAAAAAGATACGGGCTGACCTACATACGCGTGGATCTGACCGAGCAAAATCCCCAGGGCATGTCTCTGTTGCGCGAGCTCGGAAGCCAAAGCATTCCGGTTGTAGCCGTGTTTCCGCAAGGGAGCGATGCGAACAGGCCGCTCGTACTGCGTGACCTGTTCACCTCCGCGAACATGGAAGAGGCCCTGGATCAGCTCTTTTAG
- a CDS encoding M24 family metallopeptidase: MYQPLETMPMHELSLHWAKVRTLLQAQAPEAGGLLTFSRVAAYYLTGTMAPGVCWLPMQGEPMLMLRKGKERAKLESPLSSIVTFRSYADLDGLAREAGCPLPEVMAVELSGLTWGLGQNLAAKLPGRRFVPGDTILAMAQSLKTPWELTKMRLAGERHAKCLMEIVPARIRPGMTEREVSHIVWEAFFSQGHSGLMRMGAFGEEIFLGHVSAGDSGNYPSFFNGPLGLRGEHPATTAMGYAGKVWSKGEPLALDVGFVLEGYHTDKTQLYWAGPRNSIPEQARRGHDFCMHVQEWIAERMKPGAIPSALYAHCARWAEEEGLADGFMGLGGNQVRFIGHGIGLVVDGWPVIAKGFDAPLEEGMVLALEPKQGIPGLGMVGVENTFEVTPNGGRCLTGNEFDFICLE, from the coding sequence ATGTACCAGCCCCTGGAAACCATGCCCATGCACGAATTATCCCTGCATTGGGCTAAGGTGAGGACTCTGCTGCAAGCGCAGGCCCCCGAAGCCGGCGGCCTCCTGACGTTTTCCCGCGTCGCCGCATATTATCTGACCGGCACCATGGCCCCAGGCGTCTGCTGGCTGCCCATGCAGGGAGAGCCCATGCTCATGCTGCGCAAGGGGAAGGAGCGTGCCAAGCTGGAGTCCCCGCTGTCTTCCATCGTGACGTTCCGCTCCTATGCGGACTTGGATGGGCTGGCTCGGGAGGCGGGCTGCCCTTTGCCTGAAGTGATGGCGGTCGAGCTGTCCGGCTTGACTTGGGGGCTTGGCCAGAACTTGGCTGCCAAGCTTCCTGGCAGGCGCTTTGTGCCCGGCGATACAATTCTGGCCATGGCTCAGAGCCTCAAGACGCCTTGGGAGTTGACCAAAATGCGCTTGGCGGGCGAGCGTCACGCCAAGTGCCTGATGGAGATCGTTCCTGCGCGCATCCGTCCGGGTATGACCGAGCGTGAGGTTTCACATATCGTCTGGGAGGCCTTCTTCTCCCAGGGACACAGCGGCCTCATGCGCATGGGCGCCTTTGGCGAGGAAATATTTCTGGGTCATGTCTCAGCCGGAGACTCGGGCAACTATCCAAGCTTTTTTAACGGCCCGTTGGGTCTGCGCGGCGAGCATCCAGCGACCACGGCTATGGGCTATGCCGGCAAGGTCTGGAGCAAGGGCGAGCCCCTGGCTCTTGATGTAGGCTTCGTCCTGGAGGGCTATCACACGGACAAGACCCAACTCTATTGGGCTGGGCCGCGCAACTCGATTCCCGAGCAAGCCCGTCGCGGTCACGACTTCTGCATGCATGTGCAGGAGTGGATCGCCGAGCGCATGAAGCCTGGTGCCATTCCCAGCGCGCTGTACGCCCATTGCGCCCGCTGGGCCGAGGAAGAAGGCTTGGCTGACGGGTTTATGGGGCTGGGCGGCAATCAGGTTCGTTTCATCGGCCATGGCATCGGGCTGGTCGTTGATGGTTGGCCGGTCATCGCCAAGGGCTTCGATGCGCCCTTGGAAGAAGGCATGGTCCTGGCCTTGGAACCCAAGCAGGGTATTCCAGGTCTGGGTATGGTCGGCGTGGAGAATACCTTTGAGGTAACTCCCAATGGCGGCCGTTGTTTGACCGGAAACGAATTCGACTTCATCTGCTTGGAATAG
- a CDS encoding CoA-binding protein, with the protein MFAAGDQKLAVLFREVKTIAVVGAKDAPSQPVDRVGRYLIAAGYEVIPVHPKRKDVWGLPTYSRLADVPVPIDLVNLFRAAQYCPEHALEVLALPVRPQAFWMQLGIRSPQARELLEPAGILVIEDSCSMVEHRRLLGEK; encoded by the coding sequence ATGTTTGCCGCCGGAGACCAAAAGCTAGCTGTCTTGTTTCGCGAGGTCAAGACGATCGCCGTGGTAGGCGCCAAGGATGCGCCTTCGCAGCCCGTGGACCGAGTTGGCCGCTATCTTATCGCTGCCGGCTATGAAGTCATACCCGTGCATCCCAAGCGCAAGGACGTCTGGGGGCTTCCGACCTATTCACGCTTGGCTGACGTGCCGGTTCCCATTGATCTCGTCAATCTTTTCCGAGCCGCACAGTATTGTCCCGAGCACGCGCTGGAGGTGCTGGCCCTGCCAGTCAGGCCGCAAGCCTTCTGGATGCAACTTGGCATACGCAGTCCGCAGGCGCGGGAGCTTCTGGAACCGGCGGGAATCCTGGTTATCGAGGACTCCTGCAGCATGGTCGAACACCGACGCCTTTTGGGCGAGAAATAA
- a CDS encoding YkgJ family cysteine cluster protein, protein MSESNLAFECRRCGHCCEGQGGIILTEQDVERLRTHLGLAREEFLTMAVEFKSDRNRLRTGPDGYCIYYRQDLHGCGIHPARPDICRAWPFFRGNLLDRLSWEMVQDYCPGVNPTVSHAEFVRQGQAYLRNCGLVAVGEDAPAALRPI, encoded by the coding sequence ATGAGTGAAAGCAACTTAGCGTTCGAGTGCCGCCGATGCGGTCACTGTTGCGAGGGCCAGGGCGGCATCATCCTTACCGAGCAGGATGTTGAACGCCTGCGAACCCATCTCGGGCTCGCCAGGGAGGAATTCCTGACCATGGCCGTTGAATTCAAGTCCGATCGAAATCGCCTGCGCACCGGCCCAGACGGCTATTGCATCTACTATCGCCAGGATCTGCACGGATGTGGCATCCACCCGGCACGTCCTGATATCTGCAGAGCATGGCCATTCTTTCGCGGCAACCTGCTGGATCGCCTAAGCTGGGAAATGGTCCAGGATTACTGTCCTGGCGTGAATCCAACGGTAAGCCATGCGGAATTCGTCCGTCAGGGCCAAGCATACCTGCGCAATTGCGGGCTCGTGGCGGTGGGCGAGGACGCGCCGGCAGCCTTGCGTCCCATATAA
- a CDS encoding DnaJ domain-containing protein, producing the protein MTVKECYQILHVSPEANLEEVKRSFRKLAFDLHPDLHPDDPSAARKFQRLNEAYIFLRKTMESADFSQESPEQTAKNGAASQNAGAQGRAHAQGGNRNQAQTGSRPFRQGPPPGAPSAEERARERMRKKHSDNERFFSRKEEVLQDILKDPFARKVFEDIYQQVRNGNTTPKAAPKEIRKRKIELEWGKRKISIDLSKGLIGSFKAWMQGQMDVHKIIHLPLEQLMPGRTVRITFSPGLSTKKHAIEIRLPGDFAVGKAMRLRGLGRKIGALQGDMYLRILAK; encoded by the coding sequence ATGACGGTCAAGGAATGCTATCAGATACTTCATGTCTCTCCCGAGGCGAATCTTGAGGAGGTTAAGCGTTCCTTCCGCAAACTCGCTTTCGACCTGCACCCCGACCTGCACCCCGACGACCCCTCTGCTGCACGCAAATTTCAGCGCTTGAATGAAGCCTACATCTTCCTGCGCAAGACCATGGAATCCGCCGATTTCTCGCAGGAAAGCCCGGAACAGACCGCAAAGAATGGGGCTGCTTCTCAGAATGCAGGTGCGCAGGGGCGGGCTCACGCGCAAGGCGGGAACCGGAACCAGGCTCAAACCGGCTCGCGCCCGTTCCGACAGGGGCCACCTCCCGGTGCGCCTTCGGCCGAGGAGCGTGCCCGCGAGCGCATGCGCAAGAAGCACTCAGATAATGAGCGCTTCTTTTCTCGTAAGGAAGAAGTCCTGCAAGATATTCTCAAGGATCCTTTCGCGCGCAAGGTTTTCGAGGACATCTACCAGCAGGTGCGCAACGGAAACACGACACCCAAGGCCGCTCCCAAGGAAATCAGAAAACGCAAGATCGAACTGGAGTGGGGCAAGCGCAAGATCAGCATCGATCTCTCCAAAGGTCTTATCGGCAGCTTCAAGGCCTGGATGCAGGGGCAAATGGATGTGCATAAGATAATCCATCTTCCCCTTGAGCAACTCATGCCCGGACGTACAGTACGTATCACGTTCAGTCCTGGCCTGAGCACAAAGAAGCACGCCATCGAAATCCGCCTGCCAGGCGATTTTGCAGTTGGAAAAGCCATGCGCCTGCGCGGCCTAGGGCGAAAGATCGGAGCACTTCAAGGGGATATGTACCTGCGCATCCTGGCGAAATAG
- a CDS encoding glycerophosphodiester phosphodiesterase family protein, with protein sequence MNIASLLSRPFAHRGLHDLRKGVPENSMAAFRLAVDNGYAIELDVRLLGDGNVVVFHDATLDRMTSRTGYVLALNSGQLSSLSLLGTQETPPLLSDLLNMVRGRVPLYVEIKNGNRPGRLEQQVLSLLNQYFTQYGGSFAVASFNPLVLAWFQRKAPHLLRVQITGSSGLRGLWLPQRCAAINWPLIAFGQPHALSVALNVLGSPIVGAWRCQGKPVLTWTVRTQNDLERAQRFADAYVFESLRP encoded by the coding sequence ATGAACATTGCATCCTTGCTAAGCAGGCCATTCGCACACAGAGGCCTGCATGATCTGCGTAAGGGCGTGCCCGAAAATTCCATGGCGGCATTCCGGCTGGCAGTAGACAACGGCTATGCCATAGAACTCGATGTCCGCTTACTCGGGGACGGCAATGTCGTCGTATTCCACGATGCAACTCTGGACCGCATGACAAGTCGGACCGGATACGTCCTGGCCCTGAACTCAGGACAGTTGTCCAGTCTTTCCCTGCTTGGAACGCAAGAAACCCCGCCGTTATTAAGCGACCTGCTGAACATGGTGCGCGGCAGGGTCCCACTCTATGTCGAAATCAAAAACGGCAATCGGCCGGGCCGGCTGGAACAACAGGTCCTATCGCTGCTTAACCAATACTTTACGCAATATGGCGGCAGCTTTGCGGTCGCATCGTTCAATCCTCTCGTATTGGCCTGGTTCCAGCGCAAGGCCCCGCATTTGCTGCGTGTACAGATCACCGGCAGCTCCGGCTTGCGCGGCCTGTGGCTTCCTCAACGCTGCGCAGCCATTAATTGGCCGCTGATTGCTTTCGGCCAGCCGCATGCATTGTCCGTGGCTCTGAATGTTCTCGGCAGTCCCATTGTGGGAGCCTGGCGTTGTCAGGGCAAACCGGTCCTGACCTGGACCGTGCGCACTCAGAATGATCTGGAGCGGGCGCAAAGGTTTGCCGACGCTTATGTATTCGAGAGCCTGCGGCCCTAA
- a CDS encoding long-chain-fatty-acid--CoA ligase: MKDSNRPWLDSYDSEVSPTLTYESVPVFTLLDRAAERFPKRKAIRFNNYSITYQELHRQSEVMAANLRAHGLRPGDRISIMMPNLPQTIISYWAVLKAGAVAVMTNPLYMEKELVHHIHDSGSRMMITLDVLWSKVAQLGDKITLDKIFVSSVADGLAFPLNQIVRLKVWKEGKGKVPYDDGKVLRWSELLHGRDRFSYAGIMPKTDLALLQYTGGTTGVSKGCMITHYNLVANAAQCSAILHSIGNQQETFLAVMPFFHIYGLTTCLNFPTALGATTVPFARFVPQDVLKTIDKIKPTIFPGAPSVYIALMQQREFENTDFQGLRYCISGSAPMPVEVMQQFKERTGSDIIEGYGLTEASPVTHLNPLRGTRKSGSIGLPFPDTEARIVDMEVAGPPLPPGKHGELIMRGPQIMAGYWNRPDETASALRNGWLFTGDIATMDEEGYFFIVDRKKDLIISGGYNIYPREIDEVLYEHPKVKEAVTVGIPHKTRGEVVKAYVIPKDGETIDKAEIIAFCKKKLAGYKVPRQVEFRTELPKTLVGKVLRRALREEEAQKVNRAAARKETVE; encoded by the coding sequence ATGAAAGATTCAAACCGCCCATGGCTTGATAGCTACGATTCAGAGGTCAGTCCAACTCTGACTTATGAATCCGTCCCTGTTTTCACTTTGCTGGATAGGGCCGCAGAGCGATTCCCCAAGCGCAAGGCTATTCGGTTCAACAACTACTCGATAACATATCAGGAGTTGCATCGCCAGAGCGAGGTCATGGCCGCGAACCTCCGGGCTCACGGACTGCGCCCAGGTGACCGCATCTCCATCATGATGCCCAATTTACCACAGACCATCATCTCTTATTGGGCAGTACTGAAAGCTGGCGCCGTGGCGGTCATGACCAATCCGCTCTACATGGAGAAGGAACTGGTACACCATATCCACGATTCCGGCTCCCGCATGATGATCACCCTGGACGTGCTCTGGTCCAAGGTCGCCCAACTAGGCGACAAAATCACGCTTGATAAGATTTTTGTTTCCTCGGTCGCTGATGGCCTGGCCTTTCCTCTAAATCAGATCGTGCGCCTCAAGGTTTGGAAAGAAGGCAAGGGCAAGGTGCCCTATGACGACGGCAAGGTGCTTCGCTGGAGTGAGCTGCTGCACGGAAGGGATCGTTTTTCATACGCCGGGATCATGCCTAAGACCGACTTGGCCTTGCTCCAGTACACCGGCGGCACCACTGGCGTTTCCAAAGGCTGCATGATCACCCATTACAACCTCGTGGCCAACGCCGCTCAATGCAGTGCCATTCTGCACTCCATCGGCAATCAGCAGGAAACTTTCTTGGCGGTCATGCCCTTCTTCCACATCTACGGCCTGACCACCTGTCTCAACTTTCCCACGGCGCTTGGCGCAACAACCGTACCTTTTGCCCGCTTTGTGCCGCAGGACGTGCTTAAGACCATCGATAAGATCAAGCCGACAATTTTTCCAGGCGCTCCGTCCGTATACATCGCGCTCATGCAGCAGCGAGAGTTCGAAAATACGGACTTCCAGGGGTTACGTTACTGCATCTCAGGTTCGGCTCCCATGCCCGTGGAAGTCATGCAACAGTTCAAGGAGCGCACAGGCTCGGATATTATCGAGGGATATGGCCTGACCGAAGCCTCTCCAGTGACACACCTCAACCCGCTCAGGGGAACGCGCAAGTCGGGTTCCATCGGGTTGCCCTTTCCGGACACGGAAGCTCGCATTGTGGACATGGAGGTCGCTGGACCGCCACTTCCTCCAGGCAAGCATGGCGAACTCATTATGCGCGGTCCTCAGATCATGGCGGGCTACTGGAATCGCCCGGACGAGACGGCCAGCGCATTGCGCAATGGCTGGCTCTTTACCGGGGACATCGCCACCATGGACGAAGAAGGCTATTTCTTCATCGTGGACCGCAAGAAGGATCTGATCATCTCCGGCGGTTACAACATTTACCCCCGAGAGATCGACGAAGTGCTCTATGAGCACCCCAAGGTCAAGGAGGCCGTGACGGTCGGCATTCCGCACAAGACTCGCGGCGAAGTGGTCAAGGCCTATGTTATTCCGAAGGATGGAGAAACCATCGATAAAGCCGAGATAATCGCCTTCTGCAAGAAAAAACTTGCCGGCTACAAGGTTCCGCGCCAGGTGGAGTTCCGCACCGAATTGCCCAAGACTTTGGTGGGCAAGGTGCTGCGGCGTGCTCTGCGTGAGGAGGAGGCACAAAAGGTAAATCGTGCCGCGGCTCGTAAAGAAACGGTGGAATAA
- the dapB gene encoding 4-hydroxy-tetrahydrodipicolinate reductase → MKCPLIINGAGGRMGATLVRLAQSDSELTLAGVVEPSSRAQGLESLGCPFGKSLGEVLKTVKGAVVIDFTSPEASLGTARLAAETGMAAVIGTTGFTPEQLDELRAAARQAPLFWASNMSVGINTLLAVLPELVKKLGPAYDLEIMEVHHNKKQDAPSGTALTLGECLAEARGWELREKACCCRDGIIGERPREEIGLQTLRGGDVVGDHTIYFFGPGERIEVTHRAHSRDTLALGALRAAKWLHSQKPGKLYSMVDMLMT, encoded by the coding sequence ATGAAGTGCCCGCTGATCATCAATGGAGCCGGAGGCCGCATGGGCGCTACCTTGGTGCGTCTTGCCCAGTCCGATTCCGAGCTGACGCTGGCAGGAGTCGTCGAGCCGTCGAGCAGGGCTCAAGGCCTTGAGAGCTTGGGCTGCCCGTTTGGCAAGAGCCTGGGCGAGGTGTTGAAGACGGTCAAGGGCGCTGTGGTCATCGACTTCACCTCCCCCGAAGCCAGCCTGGGCACGGCCAGGTTGGCCGCCGAGACCGGCATGGCCGCTGTCATCGGCACCACGGGTTTCACGCCGGAGCAGCTGGACGAGTTGCGCGCGGCCGCCCGCCAGGCGCCCCTGTTCTGGGCCTCGAATATGAGCGTGGGCATCAATACGCTACTCGCCGTGCTGCCCGAACTGGTCAAGAAGCTCGGGCCGGCTTACGACCTGGAGATCATGGAGGTCCACCACAACAAGAAGCAGGACGCGCCCAGCGGCACGGCCCTTACGCTCGGCGAGTGCCTGGCCGAGGCCAGGGGCTGGGAACTGCGGGAAAAGGCCTGCTGCTGCCGCGATGGCATCATCGGCGAGCGCCCCCGCGAGGAGATCGGCCTGCAGACCCTGCGCGGCGGCGACGTGGTGGGGGATCACACGATCTATTTCTTCGGGCCGGGTGAGCGCATCGAGGTGACCCACCGCGCCCATTCGCGGGATACACTCGCCCTGGGCGCGCTGCGAGCCGCCAAATGGCTTCACTCCCAAAAGCCGGGCAAGCTGTATTCCATGGTCGACATGCTCATGACCTGA